From one Branchiostoma floridae strain S238N-H82 chromosome 3, Bfl_VNyyK, whole genome shotgun sequence genomic stretch:
- the LOC118410801 gene encoding zinc finger protein 501-like isoform X3, which produces MSTLIKEGNMDTWVVEKPYKEGKLKIRKVKDVETCRDPTGKPRKRTKTHDNVKTVKMVGGEKNEEQEDEEESSCVNQQEETEKEKQEGEMKEEQEKEISIKNHEEMRDQKEEDEISDENQEEKTEQEEEEKEQMEAEEGENTVEAEGIETEEESDEQTEEEGLETEEGESEEESEEERDFKCKKCGRRFKRMEHLKLHMRTHTGEQSYLCGECFRRFRHKGSLVRHMFLHSGQEKYVCDKCSKRFSRGDKYREHLLKHVTKSISIEVDDPYAFNECDSETEKKMQRKKKRSFACSDCKKTFSRAYRLKMHRRIHSGASPFKCEVCEKEYDLLERLKDHVRVHSSEKVHECEKCGKRFLRLQHFKNHELTHTGEKPHPCTKCKKRFTRIAHLRAHMKTHTREKSYECDSCGMQFCQASAFCRHKKTHSGEKPFKCEHCQQEFSRLEHLKRHIWIHYEPAPYKSRLRKPLFKKSSCINGDT; this is translated from the exons ATGAG CACACTTATAAAGGAGGGAAATATGGACACTTGGGTCGTGGAAAAGCCATACAAAGAGGGGAAGCTGAAGATAAGGAAGGTGAAAGATGTAGAAACATGCAGAGATCCGACGGGGAAACCAAGGAAAAGGACAAAGACACATGACAATGTGAAAACGGTAAAGATGGTGGGAGGAGAGAAGAATGAAGAGCAGGAGGACGAAGAAGAGAGTTCTTGTGTGAACCAACAGGAAGAGACGGAAAAGGAGAAGCAAGAGGGGGAGATGAAGGAGGAGCAAGAGAAGGAGATTTCTATAAAGAACCACGAGGAGATGAGGGACCAGAAAGAGGAGGATGAGATCTCTGATGAGAATCAAGAGGAGAAGACGGAgcaagaggaggaggagaaagagcAGATGGAAGCGGAGGAAGGAGAAAACACTGTTGAGGCTGAAGGCATTGAAACGGAGGAGGAGTCGGATGAGCAAACGGAGGAGGAGGGATTGGAGACGGAGGAGGGGGAATCGGAGGAGGAATCGGAGGAGGAGAGGGactttaaatgtaaaaaatgtggCCGTCGCTTCAAGCGGATGGAGCATCTCAAGCTCCACATGCGCACCCACACGGGCGAGCAGAGCTACCTGTGCGGCGAGTGCTTCCGGCGGTTCAGACACAAGGGCAGCCTCGTCAGGCACATGTTCCTCCACTCGGGACAGGAGAAATACGTGTGCGACAAATGCAGCAAGCGCTTCAGCCGTGGTGACAAGTATCGGGAACACCTGCTGAAACATGTCACCAAATCTATCAGCATTGAAGTGGACGATCCTTACGCTTTTAACGAGTGTGACAGCGAAAcggagaaaaaaatgcaaaggaAAAAGAAGAGGTCTTTTGCATGTAGTGATTGTAAGAAAACGTTCTCGCGGGCGTACCGTTTGAAAATGCATCGTAGGATACACTCTGGTGCCTCGCCATTCAAGTGCGAAGTGTGTGAAAAGGAATATGATCTGTTGGAGCGGTTAAAAGACCACGTGCGCGTGCACAGCAGCGAGAAAGTGCACGAGTGTGAAAAATGTGGAAAGAGGTTTCTTCGGCTCCAACACTTCAAGAACCACGAACTGAcgcacacaggtgagaagccaCACCCCTGCACAAAGTGCAAAAAACGATTCACCAGGATCGCGCACCTGCGCGCTCATATGAAAACACATACTAGAGAGAAATCCTACGAGTGTGACTCGTGCGGCATGCAATTCTGCCAGGCAAGTGCTTTCTGTCGCCACAAGAAAACTCACTccggagagaaacccttcaaatgtGAACATTGCCAGCAGGAATTCAGTCGTCTTGAACACTTGAAGAGGCACATATGGATTCATTACGAGCCCGCGCCCTATAAGTCACGTTTGAGGAAaccattgtttaaaaaaagtagctGTATAAATGGTGATACTTGA
- the LOC118410801 gene encoding zinc finger protein 501-like isoform X2 gives MRICSFCFSTLIKEGNMDTWVVEKPYKEGKLKIRKVKDVETCRDPTGKPRKRTKTHDNVKTVKMVGGEKNEEQEDEEESSCVNQQEETEKEKQEGEMKEEQEKEISIKNHEEMRDQKEEDEISDENQEEKTEQEEEEKEQMEAEEGENTVEAEGIETEEESDEQTEEEGLETEEGESEEESEEERDFKCKKCGRRFKRMEHLKLHMRTHTGEQSYLCGECFRRFRHKGSLVRHMFLHSGQEKYVCDKCSKRFSRGDKYREHLLKHVTKSISIEVDDPYAFNECDSETEKKMQRKKKRSFACSDCKKTFSRAYRLKMHRRIHSGASPFKCEVCEKEYDLLERLKDHVRVHSSEKVHECEKCGKRFLRLQHFKNHELTHTGEKPHPCTKCKKRFTRIAHLRAHMKTHTREKSYECDSCGMQFCQASAFCRHKKTHSGEKPFKCEHCQQEFSRLEHLKRHIWIHYEPAPYKSRLRKPLFKKSSCINGDT, from the exons ATGAG AATTTGTTCCTTCTGTTTTAGCACACTTATAAAGGAGGGAAATATGGACACTTGGGTCGTGGAAAAGCCATACAAAGAGGGGAAGCTGAAGATAAGGAAGGTGAAAGATGTAGAAACATGCAGAGATCCGACGGGGAAACCAAGGAAAAGGACAAAGACACATGACAATGTGAAAACGGTAAAGATGGTGGGAGGAGAGAAGAATGAAGAGCAGGAGGACGAAGAAGAGAGTTCTTGTGTGAACCAACAGGAAGAGACGGAAAAGGAGAAGCAAGAGGGGGAGATGAAGGAGGAGCAAGAGAAGGAGATTTCTATAAAGAACCACGAGGAGATGAGGGACCAGAAAGAGGAGGATGAGATCTCTGATGAGAATCAAGAGGAGAAGACGGAgcaagaggaggaggagaaagagcAGATGGAAGCGGAGGAAGGAGAAAACACTGTTGAGGCTGAAGGCATTGAAACGGAGGAGGAGTCGGATGAGCAAACGGAGGAGGAGGGATTGGAGACGGAGGAGGGGGAATCGGAGGAGGAATCGGAGGAGGAGAGGGactttaaatgtaaaaaatgtggCCGTCGCTTCAAGCGGATGGAGCATCTCAAGCTCCACATGCGCACCCACACGGGCGAGCAGAGCTACCTGTGCGGCGAGTGCTTCCGGCGGTTCAGACACAAGGGCAGCCTCGTCAGGCACATGTTCCTCCACTCGGGACAGGAGAAATACGTGTGCGACAAATGCAGCAAGCGCTTCAGCCGTGGTGACAAGTATCGGGAACACCTGCTGAAACATGTCACCAAATCTATCAGCATTGAAGTGGACGATCCTTACGCTTTTAACGAGTGTGACAGCGAAAcggagaaaaaaatgcaaaggaAAAAGAAGAGGTCTTTTGCATGTAGTGATTGTAAGAAAACGTTCTCGCGGGCGTACCGTTTGAAAATGCATCGTAGGATACACTCTGGTGCCTCGCCATTCAAGTGCGAAGTGTGTGAAAAGGAATATGATCTGTTGGAGCGGTTAAAAGACCACGTGCGCGTGCACAGCAGCGAGAAAGTGCACGAGTGTGAAAAATGTGGAAAGAGGTTTCTTCGGCTCCAACACTTCAAGAACCACGAACTGAcgcacacaggtgagaagccaCACCCCTGCACAAAGTGCAAAAAACGATTCACCAGGATCGCGCACCTGCGCGCTCATATGAAAACACATACTAGAGAGAAATCCTACGAGTGTGACTCGTGCGGCATGCAATTCTGCCAGGCAAGTGCTTTCTGTCGCCACAAGAAAACTCACTccggagagaaacccttcaaatgtGAACATTGCCAGCAGGAATTCAGTCGTCTTGAACACTTGAAGAGGCACATATGGATTCATTACGAGCCCGCGCCCTATAAGTCACGTTTGAGGAAaccattgtttaaaaaaagtagctGTATAAATGGTGATACTTGA